One window of the Ammospiza nelsoni isolate bAmmNel1 chromosome 17, bAmmNel1.pri, whole genome shotgun sequence genome contains the following:
- the PDPK1 gene encoding 3-phosphoinositide-dependent protein kinase 1 isoform X4 — MYDAVPIQSSVVLCSCSSPSMVRNQADSSTPPVISACGSSRQASNMEGTEPESRSNSNSLQQHTGQQPPQPRKKRPDDFKFGKILGEGSFSTVVLARELASSREYAIKILEKRHIIKENKVPYVTRERDVMSRLDHPFFVKLYFTFQDDEKLYFGLSYAKNGELLKYIRKIGSFDETCTRFYTAEIVSALEYLHGKGIIHRDLKPENILLNEDMHIQITDFGTAKVLSADSRQARANSFVGTAQYVSPELLTEKSACKSSDLWALGCIIYQLVAGLPPFRAGNEYLIFQKIIKLEYDFPEKFFPKAKDLVEKLLVLDATNRLGCEEMGGYGPLKAHPFFESIVWENLHLQTPPKLTAYLPAMSEDDEDCYGNYDNLLSQFGCMQVSSSASSHSLSAAETSTPQTSGGNIEQYIHDLDNNSFELDLQFSEDEKRLLLAKQAGGNPWHQFVENNLILKMGPVDKRKGLFARRRQLLLTEGPHLYYVDPVNKVLKGEIPWSLELRPEAKNFKTFFVHTPNRTYYLMDPSGNAHKWCKKIHEVWRHRYHQNAAK, encoded by the exons tatGATGCTGTTCCAATCCAGTCAAGCGTGGTGTTATGCTCCTGTTCATCTCCTTCAATGGTGAGGAACCAAGCAGATTCCAGCACTCCACCTGTCATTTCCgcttgtggcagcagcagacaggCATCTAACATGGAGGGCACAGAACCCGAATCAAGATCTAATTCAAACTCCTTGCAGCAACATACAGGACAGCAGCCTCCACAGCCTCGAAAGAAACGACCTGATGACTTCAAATTTGGGAAAATTCTTGGTGAAGGATCTTTTTCAACG GTTGTCTTGGCTCGAGAATTGGCAAGTTCTAGAGAATATGCCA ttAAAATTCTAGAAAAACGTCAtatcataaaagaaaataaggtaCCGTATGTGACACGAGAGAGAGATGTAATGTCCCGTCTGGATCACCCTTTTTTTGTGAAACTCTACTTCACCTTTCAGGATGATGAAAAACTAT ATTTTGGACTTAGCTATGCCAAAAACGGAGAGCTGCTGAAGTATATACGCAAAATTGGCTCATTTGATGAGACCTGTACAAGGTTTTATACTGCTGAAATTGTATCAGCCCTGGAGTATTTGCATGGCAAAGGAATCATTCACAG GGACCTTAAACCAGAGAACATCTTATTAAATGAAGATATGCACATTCAAATAACAGACTTTGGAACAGCAAAAGTATTATCTGCAGATAGCAGACAAG CGCGGGCAAACTCATTTGTAGGGACAGCACAGTACGTTTCTCCAGAACTGCTGACAGAGAAATCTGCCTGTAAAAG CTCTGACctctgggctctgggatgcATAATATATCAACTTGTAGCTGGATTGCCTCCATTTAGAGCTGG aaATGAATATCTTATATTCCAGAAGATAATAAAGTTGGAATATGACTTCCCAGAAAAATTTTTTCCCAAGGCAAAAGACCTTGTGGAAAAGCTGTTG GTTCTAGATGCTACCAACCGATTAGGTTGTGAagaaatgggaggatatggaCCTCTTAAGGCTCACCCCTTCTTTGAATCCATTGTGTGGGAGAACCTACATCTTCAGACACCCCCTAAACTTACAGCATATTTACCTGCTATGTCAGAGGATGATGAAGACTGTTATGGAAAT tATGACAATCTCCTGAGTCAGTTCGGTTGCATGCAAGTTTCTAGTTCTGCCTCTTCCCATTCActgtctgctgcagagacaagtACACCACAGACATCAGGAGGAAATATTGAACAGTATATTCATGATCTTGACAACAATTCTTTTGAGCTGGATTTACAGTTTTCTGAAGACGAAAAGAGGTTACTTCTGGCAAAACAAGCTGGTGGAAATCCTTG gCATCAGTTTGTAGAAAATAACTTAATCCTAAAAATGGGTCCAGTGGACAAAAGAAAG GGATTGTTTGCACGTCGGCGCCAATTGCTGCTTACGGAAGGGCCCCACCTGTATTATGTGGATCCTGTCAACAAAGTTCTAAAAGGAGAAATTCCATGGTCTTTAGAGTTGCGTCCAGAAGCCAAGaattttaagacattttttGTTCACACG CCAAACAGGACATATTACCTGATGGACCCAAGTGGGAATGCTCATAAATGGTGCAAAAAGATACATGAAGTATGGCGGCACAGATACCACCAGAATGCTGCAAAATAG
- the PDPK1 gene encoding 3-phosphoinositide-dependent protein kinase 1 isoform X2: protein MASTGSPLVSPGAGNGPRARRAMASTGSPLYDAVPIQSSVVLCSCSSPSMVRNQADSSTPPVISACGSSRQASNMEGTEPESRSNSNSLQQHTGQQPPQPRKKRPDDFKFGKILGEGSFSTVVLARELASSREYAIKILEKRHIIKENKVPYVTRERDVMSRLDHPFFVKLYFTFQDDEKLYFGLSYAKNGELLKYIRKIGSFDETCTRFYTAEIVSALEYLHGKGIIHRDLKPENILLNEDMHIQITDFGTAKVLSADSRQARANSFVGTAQYVSPELLTEKSACKSSDLWALGCIIYQLVAGLPPFRAGNEYLIFQKIIKLEYDFPEKFFPKAKDLVEKLLVLDATNRLGCEEMGGYGPLKAHPFFESIVWENLHLQTPPKLTAYLPAMSEDDEDCYGNYDNLLSQFGCMQVSSSASSHSLSAAETSTPQTSGGNIEQYIHDLDNNSFELDLQFSEDEKRLLLAKQAGGNPWHQFVENNLILKMGPVDKRKGLFARRRQLLLTEGPHLYYVDPVNKVLKGEIPWSLELRPEAKNFKTFFVHTPNRTYYLMDPSGNAHKWCKKIHEVWRHRYHQNAAK, encoded by the exons tatGATGCTGTTCCAATCCAGTCAAGCGTGGTGTTATGCTCCTGTTCATCTCCTTCAATGGTGAGGAACCAAGCAGATTCCAGCACTCCACCTGTCATTTCCgcttgtggcagcagcagacaggCATCTAACATGGAGGGCACAGAACCCGAATCAAGATCTAATTCAAACTCCTTGCAGCAACATACAGGACAGCAGCCTCCACAGCCTCGAAAGAAACGACCTGATGACTTCAAATTTGGGAAAATTCTTGGTGAAGGATCTTTTTCAACG GTTGTCTTGGCTCGAGAATTGGCAAGTTCTAGAGAATATGCCA ttAAAATTCTAGAAAAACGTCAtatcataaaagaaaataaggtaCCGTATGTGACACGAGAGAGAGATGTAATGTCCCGTCTGGATCACCCTTTTTTTGTGAAACTCTACTTCACCTTTCAGGATGATGAAAAACTAT ATTTTGGACTTAGCTATGCCAAAAACGGAGAGCTGCTGAAGTATATACGCAAAATTGGCTCATTTGATGAGACCTGTACAAGGTTTTATACTGCTGAAATTGTATCAGCCCTGGAGTATTTGCATGGCAAAGGAATCATTCACAG GGACCTTAAACCAGAGAACATCTTATTAAATGAAGATATGCACATTCAAATAACAGACTTTGGAACAGCAAAAGTATTATCTGCAGATAGCAGACAAG CGCGGGCAAACTCATTTGTAGGGACAGCACAGTACGTTTCTCCAGAACTGCTGACAGAGAAATCTGCCTGTAAAAG CTCTGACctctgggctctgggatgcATAATATATCAACTTGTAGCTGGATTGCCTCCATTTAGAGCTGG aaATGAATATCTTATATTCCAGAAGATAATAAAGTTGGAATATGACTTCCCAGAAAAATTTTTTCCCAAGGCAAAAGACCTTGTGGAAAAGCTGTTG GTTCTAGATGCTACCAACCGATTAGGTTGTGAagaaatgggaggatatggaCCTCTTAAGGCTCACCCCTTCTTTGAATCCATTGTGTGGGAGAACCTACATCTTCAGACACCCCCTAAACTTACAGCATATTTACCTGCTATGTCAGAGGATGATGAAGACTGTTATGGAAAT tATGACAATCTCCTGAGTCAGTTCGGTTGCATGCAAGTTTCTAGTTCTGCCTCTTCCCATTCActgtctgctgcagagacaagtACACCACAGACATCAGGAGGAAATATTGAACAGTATATTCATGATCTTGACAACAATTCTTTTGAGCTGGATTTACAGTTTTCTGAAGACGAAAAGAGGTTACTTCTGGCAAAACAAGCTGGTGGAAATCCTTG gCATCAGTTTGTAGAAAATAACTTAATCCTAAAAATGGGTCCAGTGGACAAAAGAAAG GGATTGTTTGCACGTCGGCGCCAATTGCTGCTTACGGAAGGGCCCCACCTGTATTATGTGGATCCTGTCAACAAAGTTCTAAAAGGAGAAATTCCATGGTCTTTAGAGTTGCGTCCAGAAGCCAAGaattttaagacattttttGTTCACACG CCAAACAGGACATATTACCTGATGGACCCAAGTGGGAATGCTCATAAATGGTGCAAAAAGATACATGAAGTATGGCGGCACAGATACCACCAGAATGCTGCAAAATAG
- the PDPK1 gene encoding 3-phosphoinositide-dependent protein kinase 1 isoform X3 translates to MASTGSPLYDAVPIQSSVVLCSCSSPSMVRNQADSSTPPVISACGSSRQASNMEGTEPESRSNSNSLQQHTGQQPPQPRKKRPDDFKFGKILGEGSFSTVVLARELASSREYAIKILEKRHIIKENKVPYVTRERDVMSRLDHPFFVKLYFTFQDDEKLYFGLSYAKNGELLKYIRKIGSFDETCTRFYTAEIVSALEYLHGKGIIHRDLKPENILLNEDMHIQITDFGTAKVLSADSRQARANSFVGTAQYVSPELLTEKSACKSSDLWALGCIIYQLVAGLPPFRAGNEYLIFQKIIKLEYDFPEKFFPKAKDLVEKLLVLDATNRLGCEEMGGYGPLKAHPFFESIVWENLHLQTPPKLTAYLPAMSEDDEDCYGNYDNLLSQFGCMQVSSSASSHSLSAAETSTPQTSGGNIEQYIHDLDNNSFELDLQFSEDEKRLLLAKQAGGNPWHQFVENNLILKMGPVDKRKGLFARRRQLLLTEGPHLYYVDPVNKVLKGEIPWSLELRPEAKNFKTFFVHTPNRTYYLMDPSGNAHKWCKKIHEVWRHRYHQNAAK, encoded by the exons tatGATGCTGTTCCAATCCAGTCAAGCGTGGTGTTATGCTCCTGTTCATCTCCTTCAATGGTGAGGAACCAAGCAGATTCCAGCACTCCACCTGTCATTTCCgcttgtggcagcagcagacaggCATCTAACATGGAGGGCACAGAACCCGAATCAAGATCTAATTCAAACTCCTTGCAGCAACATACAGGACAGCAGCCTCCACAGCCTCGAAAGAAACGACCTGATGACTTCAAATTTGGGAAAATTCTTGGTGAAGGATCTTTTTCAACG GTTGTCTTGGCTCGAGAATTGGCAAGTTCTAGAGAATATGCCA ttAAAATTCTAGAAAAACGTCAtatcataaaagaaaataaggtaCCGTATGTGACACGAGAGAGAGATGTAATGTCCCGTCTGGATCACCCTTTTTTTGTGAAACTCTACTTCACCTTTCAGGATGATGAAAAACTAT ATTTTGGACTTAGCTATGCCAAAAACGGAGAGCTGCTGAAGTATATACGCAAAATTGGCTCATTTGATGAGACCTGTACAAGGTTTTATACTGCTGAAATTGTATCAGCCCTGGAGTATTTGCATGGCAAAGGAATCATTCACAG GGACCTTAAACCAGAGAACATCTTATTAAATGAAGATATGCACATTCAAATAACAGACTTTGGAACAGCAAAAGTATTATCTGCAGATAGCAGACAAG CGCGGGCAAACTCATTTGTAGGGACAGCACAGTACGTTTCTCCAGAACTGCTGACAGAGAAATCTGCCTGTAAAAG CTCTGACctctgggctctgggatgcATAATATATCAACTTGTAGCTGGATTGCCTCCATTTAGAGCTGG aaATGAATATCTTATATTCCAGAAGATAATAAAGTTGGAATATGACTTCCCAGAAAAATTTTTTCCCAAGGCAAAAGACCTTGTGGAAAAGCTGTTG GTTCTAGATGCTACCAACCGATTAGGTTGTGAagaaatgggaggatatggaCCTCTTAAGGCTCACCCCTTCTTTGAATCCATTGTGTGGGAGAACCTACATCTTCAGACACCCCCTAAACTTACAGCATATTTACCTGCTATGTCAGAGGATGATGAAGACTGTTATGGAAAT tATGACAATCTCCTGAGTCAGTTCGGTTGCATGCAAGTTTCTAGTTCTGCCTCTTCCCATTCActgtctgctgcagagacaagtACACCACAGACATCAGGAGGAAATATTGAACAGTATATTCATGATCTTGACAACAATTCTTTTGAGCTGGATTTACAGTTTTCTGAAGACGAAAAGAGGTTACTTCTGGCAAAACAAGCTGGTGGAAATCCTTG gCATCAGTTTGTAGAAAATAACTTAATCCTAAAAATGGGTCCAGTGGACAAAAGAAAG GGATTGTTTGCACGTCGGCGCCAATTGCTGCTTACGGAAGGGCCCCACCTGTATTATGTGGATCCTGTCAACAAAGTTCTAAAAGGAGAAATTCCATGGTCTTTAGAGTTGCGTCCAGAAGCCAAGaattttaagacattttttGTTCACACG CCAAACAGGACATATTACCTGATGGACCCAAGTGGGAATGCTCATAAATGGTGCAAAAAGATACATGAAGTATGGCGGCACAGATACCACCAGAATGCTGCAAAATAG